A window of the Thermodesulforhabdus norvegica genome harbors these coding sequences:
- the csm2 gene encoding type III-A CRISPR-associated protein Csm2, translated as MSNVNYVEKLWMDKKNNIPNPKAFSEEAEKLARQVSTNSKGRGVNKSSQLRKFYDELFRLNQIAKPENWDVVLPQVHMVIAKAAYARGRGLITDDFLNPLRELIKAVEKPEHLNTVVSFFEAFTAFYRQYRRD; from the coding sequence ATGAGCAATGTAAATTACGTTGAAAAGCTCTGGATGGATAAGAAAAACAATATCCCAAATCCAAAGGCGTTTTCCGAGGAAGCAGAAAAACTTGCCCGGCAAGTGTCTACTAATAGTAAGGGACGAGGAGTTAATAAGTCTTCCCAGTTGCGAAAGTTCTACGACGAGCTTTTCAGGCTAAATCAAATTGCCAAGCCAGAAAACTGGGACGTGGTGCTTCCTCAGGTGCACATGGTAATCGCAAAAGCAGCTTATGCCAGAGGACGCGGTTTAATTACGGATGATTTTTTAAACCCCTTGCGGGAATTGATAAAAGCGGTCGAAAAACCGGAGCACCTGAATACTGTTGTGTCCTTTTTTGAGGCTTTTACAGCATTCTACAGACAGTACCGCAGAGACTAA
- the cas10 gene encoding type III-A CRISPR-associated protein Cas10/Csm1, whose product MVLDVERLGFAALLHDVGKLVQFAEKVPESYRKNNMDLYQPKWNGHPTHSHALYTAYFIEKFQEYFPEKLCKGKGYDDSFINLAAMHHKPESPLQWIIAEADRLSSGIDREEFPEGKSIPPSDAVKTRLIPPFDVLFKDIKAGNFNWRYRLEPLSVMSIFPEKNTSNATEKDYIELYNKLKDGLKELKHRENPVLWLQHFDSLYRIVTSHIPSARVGRVIPDVSLYDHSRSTAALAVALYKWHREMGNLNDIDEIKNRKEKKFLLLSGDFYGIQNFIFSSGGEQRGRRSKILRGRSFVISLLTELAACELCIELGLSFLSVVICAGGKFHIIAHNTENSRNKIDEVSARINDWLIDVSFGENSIGISATELSPEEFLDGRFRDIWNKHVENMDEKKFKRFDIAKHGGVKSSFLDSFRNDLHRPLCPFCAKRPSEQEVENDPLLSGPNERASACRLCRDQILIGTKLVKNNYITLLESTNGDLEKPLFGRYQVKFSRDLDRLNIKDAVKLWAINTEENGSLPVDVTFMPLNGYVPVYGKEDEKDERILAGARSEDKKLELIDMIRSGDPMTFAHIASKALKLDGGRFYGIDVLGVLKADVDNLGAIFSCGFTGNMFTLSRLATLSRALNNFFAIYLPYALKHEANGKFRNIYTVFAGGDDLFLIGPWNVILDVVGFIRKKFGEYTCNREEIHISAGITLHKPYVPVDIIAEKAEESLEASKSVDGKDAVTIFNRTVKWSDFDELMSEVYTAMKNWMNDDCISTAFLHRLNSFADMAERELYYLNSAAGRTIKDIECFKWRAFLCYQVFRNVASGLGIDRARQEEIRRNTAIKLAGWLEKFRGTFIIPLWTILYEHRIRKS is encoded by the coding sequence ATGGTACTTGATGTCGAACGACTGGGATTTGCCGCTCTCTTACATGATGTCGGCAAGCTGGTGCAATTTGCTGAAAAAGTACCTGAAAGCTACAGAAAAAATAATATGGACCTCTATCAACCCAAATGGAACGGACACCCTACTCATTCGCATGCCCTTTATACTGCTTACTTCATCGAAAAATTTCAGGAGTATTTCCCAGAAAAACTCTGTAAGGGAAAAGGATATGACGACAGTTTCATAAATCTTGCGGCAATGCACCACAAGCCGGAGAGTCCGCTTCAGTGGATCATTGCGGAAGCAGATAGGCTCAGTAGTGGCATTGACCGGGAGGAATTTCCAGAGGGAAAGTCAATCCCGCCATCAGATGCTGTAAAAACCCGTCTAATTCCACCCTTTGATGTTCTGTTTAAAGACATAAAGGCCGGTAATTTTAACTGGCGATACAGATTGGAACCCTTATCGGTTATGAGCATTTTTCCAGAGAAAAATACGAGCAACGCCACCGAGAAAGATTACATCGAACTTTACAATAAACTTAAAGATGGACTGAAGGAATTAAAGCACCGCGAAAACCCTGTTCTGTGGTTACAGCATTTTGATTCTCTTTACCGGATTGTGACCTCTCACATTCCTTCGGCCCGGGTTGGGCGAGTCATTCCTGATGTGTCTCTGTACGATCACAGCCGTTCGACTGCAGCACTGGCAGTGGCTCTTTACAAATGGCACAGAGAAATGGGGAACCTCAACGATATTGATGAAATAAAAAACCGAAAAGAAAAAAAGTTTTTACTCCTATCCGGTGATTTCTACGGAATTCAGAATTTTATTTTTAGCTCTGGAGGGGAGCAACGGGGACGTCGCTCAAAAATTCTTAGAGGCAGGTCCTTTGTGATATCGCTACTAACCGAACTTGCGGCTTGTGAACTTTGCATAGAACTGGGATTGAGCTTTCTTTCTGTGGTTATATGTGCTGGAGGGAAATTTCATATAATCGCTCACAATACTGAAAATAGCCGCAATAAGATTGATGAGGTTTCAGCACGCATAAACGACTGGCTTATTGATGTTTCCTTCGGGGAAAACTCTATCGGTATAAGCGCAACGGAGCTTTCTCCTGAAGAGTTTCTCGATGGCCGTTTTAGAGACATCTGGAATAAACATGTCGAAAACATGGATGAAAAAAAATTCAAACGCTTCGACATTGCAAAACATGGCGGAGTCAAAAGCAGTTTTCTCGATAGCTTTAGGAATGATCTTCACAGGCCGTTATGTCCTTTTTGTGCAAAACGGCCGTCTGAGCAGGAAGTTGAAAACGATCCTCTTCTTAGCGGTCCGAATGAAAGGGCTTCTGCCTGCAGGCTGTGCAGGGACCAGATACTTATTGGGACAAAACTGGTAAAAAACAATTACATCACTTTGTTGGAATCTACAAATGGGGATCTGGAAAAGCCTCTTTTTGGGCGTTATCAGGTAAAATTTTCCAGAGATCTGGACAGATTAAACATAAAAGACGCCGTCAAACTGTGGGCTATTAACACGGAGGAGAATGGAAGCTTACCGGTCGATGTAACCTTCATGCCCCTTAATGGATACGTCCCGGTTTACGGTAAAGAAGACGAGAAAGATGAGAGAATACTTGCGGGAGCACGAAGTGAAGACAAAAAGCTGGAACTTATAGACATGATTCGCTCCGGTGACCCCATGACGTTTGCCCATATTGCAAGTAAGGCTTTAAAGCTGGACGGTGGCCGGTTTTATGGAATTGATGTTCTGGGAGTCCTGAAAGCAGATGTTGACAATCTGGGAGCCATTTTTTCCTGTGGCTTCACCGGTAACATGTTTACTCTGTCCAGACTTGCAACACTCAGCAGAGCACTCAACAACTTCTTCGCCATCTATCTTCCTTATGCTTTGAAACACGAAGCTAATGGAAAATTCAGGAACATTTACACAGTTTTTGCGGGAGGAGATGATCTCTTTCTAATAGGTCCCTGGAATGTAATCCTTGATGTGGTAGGTTTTATCAGAAAAAAATTTGGGGAATATACGTGCAACCGGGAAGAAATCCACATCTCCGCCGGTATAACCCTTCATAAACCCTATGTACCGGTGGATATAATAGCGGAAAAAGCCGAAGAAAGCCTTGAAGCCTCAAAGAGCGTAGATGGTAAAGACGCCGTAACCATATTTAACCGAACGGTAAAGTGGAGTGATTTTGATGAACTCATGAGCGAAGTTTATACGGCCATGAAAAACTGGATGAATGATGACTGCATCTCCACAGCATTTTTACACCGACTGAACAGTTTTGCTGATATGGCAGAAAGAGAATTGTATTATCTCAACTCGGCGGCTGGTCGCACTATCAAGGACATTGAGTGCTTTAAGTGGAGAGCCTTTCTTTGTTACCAGGTGTTCAGAAATGTTGCCTCCGGCCTGGGAATTGACCGTGCCCGGCAGGAAGAAATACGCAGAAATACTGCAATTAAGCTGGCCGGATGGCTGGAAAAATTCAGAGGAACATTCATCATTCCTCTGTGGACAATACTTTATGAGCACAGAATAAGGAAAAGTTAA
- a CDS encoding integrase core domain-containing protein gives MEQNGLIERFMRALKKDEYTRLNPISSFAEEMAIIKAWIQEYKTKKAHQEQGYACSVATAVNRPLGCGMMNDEFRWFIASSSLQPPKPPFSHQTLNPLPTGAKAEEERVFILTTGTGEGVGTTRFPRCEF, from the coding sequence CTGGAGCAAAACGGGCTAATTGAGCGGTTTATGAGAGCCCTGAAAAAAGATGAGTACACCCGGCTCAACCCGATTTCGAGCTTTGCCGAGGAGATGGCGATCATTAAGGCATGGATCCAGGAGTACAAAACTAAGAAAGCACATCAGGAGCAGGGTTACGCGTGTTCGGTTGCTACCGCTGTAAATCGGCCGCTTGGCTGTGGCATGATGAACGATGAATTCAGATGGTTTATCGCCTCTTCCTCACTGCAACCGCCAAAACCACCATTCAGCCACCAGACACTAAACCCGTTGCCAACCGGAGCGAAGGCCGAAGAGGAACGAGTTTTTATTTTAACAACCGGGACGGGAGAGGGGGTAGGAACAACGCGTTTCCCGCGATGCGAATTTTAG
- a CDS encoding FmdE family protein translates to MRGKSFVPAILLIFALLLGPHRAFAGVGSYNTWYDRGKLIASFSLDYFRSLGFSPVPEDLVLITNAAYAQIYGESTHAVVDGFSDVLGVKRGKGSLIEVHSSSWAPLWSALFDKKSGYCVYIELAEGSGANHLTIKISAERIDADYVISHVGEWTEKQANKVFGGNEFRIISIANAVAEGAPELAVRAFEFHDHYCPGVTSGIIMALYLLEHFPPRNGSGYFIHGVDPWCKEDAFLTILNATPGKKQYAVYYPSDDDRAQRTDEGRDASTIAYRQREDGSWEGVVLSFSWGDPTCPGSGRSLDRMLCMDLWYLDRLDRPEEFVKVIKQFELPSGITPQDWARPGVDPLKELGLAR, encoded by the coding sequence ATGAGAGGGAAAAGCTTCGTTCCTGCAATTTTACTTATCTTCGCACTCCTTTTGGGGCCTCATCGAGCTTTTGCAGGTGTCGGCTCTTATAATACCTGGTACGATAGAGGAAAACTGATTGCTTCCTTCTCGCTCGATTATTTTCGATCTCTGGGCTTTTCTCCCGTTCCGGAGGATCTGGTCTTAATAACCAATGCGGCCTATGCGCAGATTTACGGAGAATCAACACATGCCGTCGTTGACGGTTTTTCTGATGTGCTCGGTGTTAAGCGTGGAAAGGGGAGCCTGATTGAGGTCCATTCTTCATCGTGGGCACCTCTCTGGTCCGCCCTGTTTGACAAAAAAAGCGGGTACTGCGTTTACATTGAACTTGCCGAGGGATCGGGAGCCAACCACCTTACCATCAAGATTTCCGCTGAAAGGATAGATGCCGATTATGTCATTTCCCATGTGGGTGAGTGGACTGAAAAACAGGCCAACAAGGTTTTCGGCGGAAATGAGTTTCGGATCATCAGCATAGCCAATGCCGTTGCCGAAGGAGCACCTGAACTCGCCGTAAGAGCCTTTGAATTTCACGATCATTATTGTCCCGGAGTAACATCGGGCATTATCATGGCACTTTATCTTCTGGAACATTTTCCACCTCGCAACGGGAGTGGTTATTTCATTCACGGGGTTGATCCCTGGTGTAAGGAGGACGCTTTTCTGACCATACTGAATGCAACACCGGGCAAGAAGCAGTACGCCGTCTATTATCCTTCCGACGACGACAGGGCGCAGAGAACCGACGAAGGTCGGGATGCTTCTACGATAGCCTACAGGCAAAGAGAAGACGGAAGCTGGGAGGGAGTTGTGCTTTCTTTTTCCTGGGGGGATCCGACCTGTCCGGGAAGCGGCAGAAGTCTGGACAGAATGCTGTGCATGGATCTCTGGTACCTGGATCGGCTCGATCGTCCTGAAGAATTCGTCAAGGTAATAAAACAATTTGAACTGCCTTCCGGCATAACCCCTCAGGATTGGGCAAGACCCGGGGTTGACCCACTCAAAGAACTGGGGCTGGCACGATGA
- a CDS encoding TonB-dependent receptor, translated as MKRFVSFGLVGVVLFFHGMGFAQDGEGRGERVYRAEEILVIGTPLYEASIVPEEEINIPTMGSSLLDALESQAGVQLRRTSPTHSEYNKLRLRGFDETRLRVELNGVPINRDGSYGTGPVHWSILSSENVERIEIRRGVVPAKYGNTLGGVINIVTKEPTEAPEISVSSVYGSFNTWDTRLVYNQKYGPLKWSIGGSHFQTDGYLRNNDNHRNNVRANVAVELPFSLEAGAGFEYSDMESGLIVYNRPDSPFYDDDDPDSDASMIGGPYPQWIRGDLTWGDGSHVDDENYAFSTYLHKKFDKGSARLDFRIWNQKRTEYYYAAEDPEKKIYERETDVEDNNWLLKGQADYLLGRHHLELGGELKQYGWGDQTVHFIDTAYFSPAINFPKYIQEGFEGQPKNKQYAALYLQDTWNLHPRWSVELGVRQEWFRADEIDPEAFGFDWTTEEAEIDESHLDPRLGLTFRPWEGGSINARFGIAHRYPTSPEHFWWYLNKGTEFFNTELKPEEAEQYELAVEQIFSKKARITVRGYYYDIDDYISSVTVPGTGMVVYNIENVDIKGIEIESTLSFTDSLQGWINLTLQDGSKDKDPWDTENRLENQLPDFPEKLLNCGVDYRSEKLKARLWLNYVGKREHYDGKDLVEMGDYVLINAFVSYNFLNNSKWGNWDLILSAHNILGEDYEEEAGYPMPGATVLVGLRASF; from the coding sequence ATGAAGCGATTCGTTTCCTTTGGCCTGGTGGGCGTTGTGCTGTTTTTTCACGGAATGGGTTTCGCGCAAGATGGAGAAGGAAGGGGGGAAAGAGTTTACAGGGCAGAGGAAATCCTTGTTATCGGAACACCCTTGTATGAGGCAAGCATAGTCCCTGAAGAAGAGATAAACATCCCGACAATGGGGAGTTCTCTTCTTGATGCTCTCGAAAGTCAGGCAGGGGTTCAGCTCAGACGTACATCACCCACACATTCGGAATATAACAAGCTCAGACTACGGGGGTTTGATGAGACACGGTTAAGGGTTGAGCTGAACGGCGTCCCCATAAACCGGGACGGCTCCTACGGCACCGGCCCGGTACACTGGAGCATTCTTTCTTCCGAGAATGTCGAAAGAATTGAGATAAGAAGAGGGGTGGTTCCCGCAAAGTACGGAAACACGCTGGGCGGGGTTATCAACATCGTTACCAAGGAACCTACAGAAGCTCCGGAAATATCGGTGAGTTCCGTCTACGGCAGTTTCAATACCTGGGACACCAGGCTTGTCTATAATCAGAAATACGGACCTTTGAAATGGTCGATCGGGGGAAGCCACTTTCAGACGGATGGGTATCTCCGAAATAACGACAACCACAGGAACAACGTAAGGGCCAATGTAGCAGTGGAGCTACCTTTTAGCTTAGAAGCCGGTGCCGGTTTTGAATACTCGGACATGGAATCGGGGTTAATTGTGTATAACCGCCCCGATAGTCCCTTCTACGACGATGATGATCCCGACTCCGATGCCAGTATGATTGGAGGCCCGTACCCTCAGTGGATTAGAGGAGATCTTACCTGGGGGGACGGATCGCACGTAGATGATGAGAATTACGCCTTCTCTACCTATTTGCATAAGAAATTTGATAAAGGTAGCGCCCGACTGGATTTCAGGATCTGGAACCAAAAAAGAACGGAGTATTACTACGCTGCCGAAGATCCCGAGAAGAAAATATACGAACGGGAGACAGATGTTGAAGATAATAATTGGTTGCTCAAAGGACAGGCAGACTACTTACTGGGGCGTCATCACCTGGAGTTGGGAGGAGAGCTAAAGCAGTATGGCTGGGGTGATCAGACCGTTCATTTCATAGACACTGCCTATTTCAGCCCCGCCATAAATTTCCCGAAATATATTCAGGAGGGGTTTGAAGGACAGCCCAAAAATAAGCAGTACGCCGCTTTATACCTTCAGGACACCTGGAACTTACACCCGAGGTGGAGCGTTGAGTTGGGGGTGCGTCAGGAATGGTTCCGGGCCGACGAGATTGATCCGGAAGCCTTTGGATTTGATTGGACGACCGAAGAGGCCGAGATAGACGAGAGCCATCTGGATCCCCGTTTGGGTTTGACGTTTCGCCCCTGGGAGGGAGGAAGCATTAACGCAAGATTCGGAATTGCCCATAGGTATCCCACATCCCCCGAGCATTTTTGGTGGTATCTCAACAAGGGAACGGAATTTTTTAATACCGAGCTCAAGCCGGAAGAGGCCGAACAGTACGAACTGGCAGTAGAGCAGATCTTTTCCAAAAAGGCACGAATAACCGTGAGGGGATATTACTATGACATAGACGATTACATAAGCTCCGTGACCGTACCGGGCACGGGAATGGTGGTTTATAATATCGAAAATGTGGACATTAAAGGAATCGAGATTGAATCCACCTTGAGCTTTACCGATAGCCTTCAGGGCTGGATCAACCTCACCCTTCAGGATGGAAGCAAAGACAAAGATCCCTGGGATACAGAGAACAGGCTTGAAAACCAGCTTCCCGATTTTCCTGAGAAGTTACTGAACTGTGGCGTGGATTACCGGTCGGAAAAACTCAAGGCAAGGCTCTGGCTTAATTACGTGGGTAAAAGAGAACATTACGATGGAAAAGACCTTGTGGAGATGGGAGACTACGTTCTCATCAATGCCTTCGTTTCTTACAACTTTTTGAACAATTCGAAATGGGGCAACTGGGATCTCATTTTATCTGCCCACAACATTCTGGGCGAGGATTATGAGGAAGAAGCCGGTTACCCCATGCCCGGAGCAACCGTGCTGGTGGGGTTAAGAGCTTCCTTTTAA
- a CDS encoding dTDP-4-dehydrorhamnose 3,5-epimerase family protein — protein MTIRNLTGPGIGRPRVQKIPGFYGERLIDGVVLKDITLYADERGFLLEVIRMNDNEMKASNIRQIIASYSYPGVIKGWHLHTKQEDRLVCVKGMVKLVLYDYRHNSPTYRQVNEIFMGERYPRAVFIPPGVFHGVKNIGQEIAVVIGMPSLLYDPDNVDEVRVHPLDNDIIPYNWECRME, from the coding sequence ATGACAATACGGAATCTTACCGGTCCAGGAATAGGCAGACCCAGAGTACAGAAAATTCCCGGATTTTATGGCGAGAGACTCATAGACGGTGTTGTGCTGAAAGATATAACACTTTACGCTGATGAAAGAGGGTTTCTTCTGGAAGTTATAAGAATGAATGATAATGAAATGAAGGCATCTAACATTAGGCAGATTATAGCTTCCTATTCCTATCCTGGAGTGATTAAGGGATGGCATTTGCATACCAAACAGGAAGATAGGCTTGTCTGTGTAAAAGGCATGGTTAAACTGGTTCTATACGATTACCGACATAACTCTCCCACATACCGCCAGGTAAACGAAATATTTATGGGGGAGCGATATCCAAGGGCTGTATTCATACCCCCGGGAGTTTTCCATGGAGTTAAAAACATCGGGCAGGAGATTGCCGTCGTTATAGGTATGCCTTCATTGTTGTATGATCCGGATAATGTTGACGAAGTTAGAGTTCATCCTCTTGATAACGACATCATACCGTACAATTGGGAATGTAGAATGGAATAG
- a CDS encoding class I SAM-dependent methyltransferase, which yields MLTKWFLKMLNREAASQDAQKIIQVLRIREGDIIADIGSGGGYFTLEFAKRVGNTGRVYAVDIRSKYLQFVKSRAREEGIDNIVLLLSKKDRVELPENALDLIFCRNVFHHLKEPSKYFSNLKKSLKADGRVAIIDYKPRFGFDFVSFFRHYTPEEVIKSEMKKEGYFLVESFSFLSEQSFHVFGVNSMREALR from the coding sequence GTGCTCACGAAGTGGTTCTTGAAGATGCTGAACCGGGAAGCAGCATCTCAAGATGCTCAGAAGATTATACAAGTCCTCAGAATACGGGAGGGTGATATAATTGCGGATATTGGTTCAGGTGGAGGCTACTTTACTCTCGAATTCGCTAAAAGAGTTGGCAATACGGGTAGAGTATATGCAGTAGACATTAGGTCGAAATACCTTCAGTTTGTAAAAAGCCGGGCCAGAGAGGAGGGCATTGATAATATTGTTTTACTACTGTCCAAGAAAGATCGTGTAGAATTGCCGGAAAACGCCCTGGACCTTATTTTCTGCAGAAATGTATTCCATCACCTGAAAGAGCCTTCTAAGTATTTTTCCAATCTGAAGAAATCCTTGAAAGCTGATGGAAGGGTCGCGATCATTGACTATAAACCCAGGTTCGGATTTGATTTCGTAAGCTTTTTCAGACACTACACACCAGAAGAAGTTATAAAATCAGAAATGAAGAAGGAAGGATATTTTCTCGTAGAATCCTTTTCTTTTTTGTCCGAACAGAGTTTTCATGTTTTTGGGGTGAACAGCATGAGGGAGGCTTTGAGATGA
- a CDS encoding ABC transporter ATP-binding protein, with translation MSVISVKNLRKYYEVHYKEPGVWGSIKSLISRKYRLVKAVDNVSFEIERGEIVGFLGPNGAGKTTTLKVLAGLLYPTEGTVSVLGYTPFERHPEFLKKITLVMGQKNQLIWDLPPMETFILNKTIYELSEKEFSENLQELTELLDLNPLLKKQVRKLSLGERMKCELTAALLHRPSILFLDEPTIGLDVTMQQRIHKFIREYNSRHRATVLLTSHYMQDVVALCTRILIINEGRILYDGDLNTLSEKIAPYKILRIHLSRPATLDELSPYGLVEHLNTHRAVLRVSRSEAPATASNILKNLPIHDLTIEEPPIEDVIARVFTEGKVEHQ, from the coding sequence GTGAGCGTTATAAGTGTTAAAAATCTCCGCAAATATTATGAGGTGCATTATAAAGAACCCGGCGTCTGGGGATCGATTAAAAGCCTTATTTCGAGAAAGTACCGTCTCGTCAAGGCCGTTGATAACGTAAGTTTTGAAATAGAGCGGGGTGAAATCGTAGGATTTTTGGGCCCCAACGGTGCAGGAAAAACTACGACCCTGAAGGTCCTAGCAGGTTTACTTTACCCGACTGAAGGTACGGTTTCGGTCCTGGGCTATACTCCTTTTGAGCGACATCCCGAATTTCTTAAAAAAATAACCCTTGTAATGGGGCAAAAAAATCAGCTCATATGGGACCTCCCGCCCATGGAAACGTTCATTCTAAACAAAACGATTTACGAACTCTCGGAAAAGGAGTTTTCCGAAAACCTGCAGGAACTCACAGAGCTTCTTGACCTTAATCCTTTACTGAAAAAGCAGGTCAGAAAGCTTTCTCTAGGCGAACGCATGAAGTGCGAGCTCACCGCCGCTCTGCTCCATCGCCCGTCGATACTCTTTCTGGACGAACCCACCATCGGGCTGGACGTTACCATGCAGCAACGGATACATAAGTTCATTCGCGAATACAATTCACGCCACAGGGCCACGGTACTGCTGACCAGTCATTACATGCAGGACGTCGTGGCACTCTGCACACGGATTTTGATAATAAACGAAGGTCGGATACTTTACGACGGAGACCTGAACACCCTTTCAGAAAAAATTGCTCCTTACAAGATTTTACGGATACATCTTTCCAGACCGGCAACTTTAGATGAATTATCACCCTACGGTCTGGTCGAACATTTGAATACACATAGGGCGGTTCTACGGGTTTCCCGCTCCGAGGCCCCTGCAACTGCTTCGAACATACTGAAAAATCTGCCGATTCACGATCTGACCATTGAAGAACCCCCAATAGAGGATGTGATTGCAAGGGTGTTTACTGAAGGAAAGGTAGAGCATCAATAA
- the polX gene encoding DNA polymerase/3'-5' exonuclease PolX, with amino-acid sequence MSTRNEELAALLHQMAVMLEILEDNDYRARAYARAAGVVEKLQEDVCAVAARGELETLPGIGKTLARNITTWCKQGTFQDFEKVKIRFPEGLLDLIKIPGLGPKKIKVLYRALGITSLGELEYACLENRLIDIKGFGLKTQEKILKGIDHLKQFARFRLSSEAYALAEGFQRILRAELPSEVEIYLVGGLRRFQEIASDMDFLVICEDINFLKRLEDRKIISNLKEISRNHIMLSFDGFHVDLFRSRVKNNAAPILFYTGSKTHVEKLIARAEKLGLKITNEGFLKEESFLETPTEESCYDLLGLPYIPPELRESGEEVEFAEKGQLPQLITEKDIRGLFHIHTVASDGVMDLERVIHEAIARGYEYIGIADHSQSAYYARGLTPDRLQAQYKEIVEMRRKYPQVDIYWGIESDILPDGSLDFPPEILERFDFVIGSVHSHFNMSKAEMTDRLIKALENPYLTILGHPTGRLLLGRPPYELSMEKLLEKAAERGKIIELNAHPHRLDLDWRWCRKAREMKIPVSINPDAHKPHDFDISYGVMTARKGWLEPRNVWNSLNREEMRLVMSRKPWRGA; translated from the coding sequence ATGAGCACCAGAAATGAAGAATTAGCGGCATTACTTCATCAGATGGCGGTTATGCTCGAGATTCTGGAAGATAACGACTACCGGGCAAGAGCCTATGCCAGAGCGGCGGGGGTGGTGGAAAAACTCCAGGAAGACGTCTGTGCCGTGGCCGCCCGTGGTGAACTGGAAACCCTTCCCGGGATAGGGAAAACCCTTGCCAGAAATATTACAACCTGGTGCAAACAAGGAACCTTCCAGGATTTCGAAAAGGTCAAAATCCGTTTTCCCGAAGGATTGCTCGATCTCATTAAAATCCCCGGCCTTGGTCCTAAAAAAATAAAGGTTCTTTACAGAGCCCTGGGAATAACATCTCTGGGAGAGCTCGAGTACGCATGCCTTGAAAACCGCCTGATCGACATAAAAGGATTCGGATTAAAGACGCAGGAAAAGATTCTTAAAGGCATAGACCATTTGAAGCAATTTGCACGTTTCAGGCTCTCATCGGAGGCTTATGCCCTGGCAGAAGGTTTTCAACGAATTCTGCGGGCGGAGCTACCATCAGAGGTCGAAATTTATCTGGTCGGCGGTCTCAGGCGTTTTCAGGAAATAGCTTCTGACATGGACTTTCTCGTCATATGCGAAGACATCAACTTCCTGAAGCGCCTCGAAGACAGGAAAATTATCTCGAATCTGAAGGAAATATCCCGAAACCACATAATGCTATCCTTCGACGGATTTCATGTCGATTTGTTCCGATCCCGGGTCAAGAACAATGCAGCCCCTATCCTTTTTTACACAGGTTCCAAAACACACGTGGAAAAACTGATCGCAAGAGCCGAAAAACTCGGTCTCAAAATTACAAATGAGGGCTTTCTAAAAGAGGAGTCTTTTCTGGAGACGCCGACGGAGGAAAGCTGTTACGATCTGCTGGGTCTTCCCTACATCCCACCAGAACTCAGAGAGTCCGGCGAGGAAGTGGAATTTGCCGAGAAAGGTCAATTACCTCAACTGATTACGGAAAAGGACATCAGAGGCCTCTTCCACATTCATACGGTGGCAAGCGACGGGGTAATGGATCTCGAGCGGGTTATTCATGAAGCCATAGCAAGGGGTTACGAATACATAGGCATAGCGGACCACTCCCAGAGCGCTTATTATGCCCGGGGTCTTACACCCGATAGGCTCCAGGCCCAATACAAAGAAATCGTAGAAATGAGACGGAAATACCCTCAGGTGGACATATACTGGGGAATAGAGTCGGATATTCTTCCGGACGGATCTCTGGATTTCCCTCCGGAGATCCTTGAAAGATTTGACTTCGTAATAGGCTCCGTCCATTCCCACTTCAACATGAGCAAAGCCGAAATGACCGATAGACTGATAAAGGCCCTTGAAAACCCCTACCTTACAATTCTCGGCCATCCAACGGGAAGGCTCCTGCTGGGACGCCCTCCCTATGAGCTCTCAATGGAAAAGCTACTGGAAAAGGCGGCAGAAAGGGGAAAAATCATCGAGCTCAATGCCCATCCTCACAGGCTCGATCTGGACTGGAGATGGTGCAGAAAGGCTCGTGAAATGAAGATTCCGGTTAGTATCAACCCGGATGCCCACAAACCACACGACTTTGACATAAGCTACGGTGTTATGACGGCCCGAAAGGGGTGGCTTGAACCCCGAAACGTTTGGAATAGCCTTAACAGGGAGGAGATGCGTTTGGTCATGTCGAGAAAGCCCTGGAGAGGTGCATAG